One genomic window of Branchiostoma lanceolatum isolate klBraLanc5 chromosome 5, klBraLanc5.hap2, whole genome shotgun sequence includes the following:
- the LOC136435413 gene encoding trichohyalin-like — MVKYIDAPFGRYLYVTPPPAYSTHLGSTKKDVSRPNKYVHSASVRRYGGPKPKQQRRPATEGGNKDRRTDWSRVDSLIEAVYKPPKMPASYEVRQLAHAGQYRKEQHELPSFRATYFNSAPTHNGPDDFKQTVENFKRAQAQGWRPGTSIQKAAARVAGKPTARYAEAEDVRLGLGPNNGFARGWAEARTEAVIKAAQRAASRSSRGGGESSRATSRAKSRAHTLPVIVEEQSDRKRQEEERQMGKTTPLRPTQMELTDMEKWKQERATDAYINEMEKFRKQRHRRFFKDLEEVEHEQIDTYHRQLRESKKKYFETVDQQRAQLKDLRDRYLREQIDRFKRFHLRNEDVQQYLETRSIPRDDYGLPEGLEGELPRVFSPKAPLPPKPPSVKSVMRAKNLSNFASIWNQRAAQPNWAPQTVDDEKLLPDIKKFLPAREETPKATSKGERAYVQKPPSRQAQKPQSRASQKATSTDKGTTKAAASGPQKVKSPKKGIRLATRGSRKLGTRGTKRSLKVGSRQASRGQHEAKPYHDSRMPLIVQKVENRVSPNLPER, encoded by the exons CACTCATTTAGGGTCCACCAAGAAGGATGTCAGCCGCCCCAACAAGTACGTCCACTCGGCCTCAGTCAGGCGGTATGGCGGGCCCAAACCCAAACAGCAGCGGCGGCCTGCTACCGAGGGGGGCAACAAGGACAGACGGACGGACTGGTCCCGCGTCGACAGCCTCATAGAGGCGGTGTACAAACCGCCCAAGATGCCGGCGTCGTACGAAGTCCGCCAGCTGGCACATGCGGGGCAGTACAGGAAAGAACAAC ATGAGTTGCCGTCGTTTCGCGCCACGTACTTCAACTCCGCACCAACACATAACGGTCCGGACGACTTCAAGCAGACCGTAGAGAACTTTAAGAGGGCCCAGGCACAGGGATGGCGGCCGGGAACAAGTATACAGAAGGCCGCAG CACGGGTAGCGGGGAAGCCGACGGCGAGATATGCGGAGGCGGAGGACGTGCGGTTGGGCCTCGGGCCGAATAATGGTTTCGCCCGAGGGTGGGCGGAGGCTCGGACGGAGGCCGTCATCAAGGCTGCTCAACGTGCTGCTTCCAG GTCTTCCAGGGGTGGTGGAGAGAGTTCTCGTGCAACATCTCGCGCGAAGTCACGTGCCCACACCCTACCGGTCATCGTGGAAGAGCAGTCCGACAGGAAACGTCAGGAAGAGGAAAGACAGATGGGCAAG ACCACGCCGCTCAGACCCACACAGATGGAGCTGACGGACATGGAGAAGTGGAAACAGGAGAGAGCTACCGACGCCTACATCAACGAGATGGAGAAGTTTCGCAAGCAGCGCCACCGGCGATTCTTCAAGGATCTGGAGGAGGTTGAGCACGAGCAGATAGACACCTACCACAGGCAGCTCAG GGAAAGTAAGAAGAAGTACTTTGAGACGGTAGACCAGCAGCGGGCCCAGCTGAAGGATCTACGGGACCGCTACCTTAGAGAACAAATCGACCGCTTCAAACGTTTCCACCTGCGCAACGAAGACGTCCAACAGTACCTGGAGACCAGGTCCATCCCGAGGGACGACTACGGGCTGCCCGAGGGCCTAGAGGGAGAACTACCTCGGGTCTTCTCCCCTAAAGCGCCCCTTCCCCCCAAACCACCGTCAGTCAAATCCGTCATGCGAGCTAAGAACCTGAGTAACTTCGCTAGTATATGGAACCAGAGAGCCGCTCAACCTAACTGGGCACCTCAGACTGTCGATGACGAGAAGTTGCTACCTGATATCAAGAAGTTCTTACCAGCAAGAGAAGAGACGCCAAAGGCTACATCGAAGGGTGAGAGGGCATATGTACAGAAGCCACCGTCACGGCAAGCACAGAAACCGCAGTCTCGCGCCTCACAAAAAGCAACATCTACCGACAAGGGGACAACCAAAGCAGCGGCGTCGGGGCCACAGAAAGTAAAGTCGCCCAAGAAAGGCATACGACTGGCCACGAGAGGGTCTCGCAAATTGGGAACACGGGGGACGAAGCGGTCTCTAAAAGTAGGCTCGAGGCAGGCTTCGAGGGGACAACATGAGGCGAAACCGTACCATGATTCAAGAATGCCGCTCATTGTACAGAAAGTTGAGAACAGAGTGTCGCCGAACTTGCCTGAAAGATAG
- the LOC136435412 gene encoding pneumococcal serine-rich repeat protein-like — MRRKMGCFGACLGWTSLLLLFSLLNAVPSTTSLSAYENLSKDHRRQDMLGSLSPHKSRVVHPYIEALQQRLDRHRQLVARGHEKQSRKNLLPDNLAGNAEHSSYSGGTEHKLAEMRDLNEYNRRRTQLDILHKMETNLEQLDRYRQDVARAHEKQIRQNLWPANIAGNMEHSSSGTEHKLAEVRESREDSRHRTQLDILHKMENNLGMMMNEVTHKMEEKKKKASESQENGIDANHGKRITIQLTPGGVKVVPKKPPTEDQTITVTAAPIQLNTSETKEVNESPAQAQNTTSQSATANMSSSEAQTASGQNASQASQSAATNASSAAAAAAQATSGKNASQASQSAATNESSAAAAAAAQTTSGQNASQASQSAATNASSAAAAAAAQTTSGQNASQASQSAATNASSAAAATAAQTTSGQNASQASQSAATNASSAAAATAAQTTSGQNASHAIQSAATNASSAAAAQTTSGQNASQASQSAATNTSSAAASAAAAAAQAASGQNVSQASQSAATNASSAAAAAAQTTSGQNASQASQSAATNASSAAAAAAAQATSGQNASQASQSAATNASSAAAAAAAQTTSGQNASQVSQSAATNASSAAAAAAAQTTSGQNASQASQSAATNASSAAAAAQTTSGQNASQASQSAATNASSAAAATAAQTTSGQNASHAIQSAATNASSAAAAQTTSGQNASQASQSAATNTSSAAASAAAAAAQAASGQNASQASQSAATNASSAAAAAAQTTSGQNASQGSQLAATNASSAAAAAAAAQAASGQNASQASQSAATNASSAAAAAAQTASGQNASQASQSAATNASSAAAAAATNASSAAAAAAAQATSGKNASQASQSAATNTSSAAAAAAAQATSGQNASQASQSAATNASSAAAAAATNASSAAAAAAVAAQATSGKNASQASQSTATNASSAAAAAATNASSAAAAAAAQATSGKNASQASQSAATNVSSAAAAAATNVSSAAAAAAVAAQASSGKNASQASQSTATNASSAAAAAATNASSAAAAAAAQATLGKNASQASQSAATNVSSAAAAAATNVSSAAAAAVAAQATSGKNASQASQSAATNASSAAAAAATNASSAAAAAAAQATLGKNASQASQSAATNVSSAAAAAATNVSSAAAAAAAAVAAQATLGQNASQASQSAATNASSAAAAAAVQATLGKNASQASQSAATNASSTGVQSSLGQNASQAAANASSASTTCGLENIKNGSCSLADLADRFAIDRNISMTEAECILETGNVTQCLAHALAVDRKSPITDLGEKVVGSVMTSITSLQTAAGQLDTAVKYSNDSDKSELLRALYIMQNSQQRMLTTQKKIDPKMEAAAKKTLTQDTNALEASMVGVKNLKGKQLKTAIKNLGENLKKVEKAAKNDSLRTSYAINSVSSSIKIGETVMMAATEKEGELALEATIDALHKTRNGLERKNAWEFFTGSLTTIKKLSDKIESSYKVLLKDYITSIKPTVPKKPSTLDNAINFVLAKEKITFKSLT, encoded by the exons ATGAGAAGGAAAATGGGTTGTTTTGGGGCCTGTTTAGGCTGGACAAgtctgttgttattattttccCTACTAAATGCGGTCCCGTCGACGACGTCTTTATCGG CCTATGAGAATCTTTCTAAAGACCACAGAAGACAGGATATGCTTGGAAGCTTGTCTCCTCACAAGAGCCGTGTGGTACATCCTTACATAGAGGCCCTCCAACAACG GCTCGACAGACACAGACAATTAGTCGCCAGAGGCCATGAaaaacaaagcagaaaaaatCTATTGCCTGACAACCTCGCTGGAAATGCGGAACACTCAAGCTATAGCGGCGGTACAGAACACAAATTAGCAG AAATGAGAGATTTGAACGAGTACAATCGCCGTCGGACGCAGTTGGACATCCTTCATAAGATGGAAACCAACCTTGAGCA GCTCGACAGATACAGACAAGATGTTGCCAGAGCCCATGAAAAGCAAATAAGACAAAATCTCTGGCCTGCTAACATCGCTGGAAATATGGAACACTCGAGCAGCGGAACAGAACACAAATTAGCAG aAGTGAGAGAGTCGAGAGAGGACAGTCGCCATCGTACGCAGTTGGACATCCTTCACAAGATGGAAAACAACCTTGGCATGATGATGAACGAGGTCACACATAAAATggaggaaaagaaaaagaaagctaGCGAATCGCAGGAAAATGGCATCGATGCAAATCACGGCAAAAGAATCACAATACAGCTAACTCCCGGAGGAGTTAAAGTCGTGCCTAAAAAGCCACCGACTGAAGATCAAACCATAACCGTCACAGCAGCTCCTATACAGCTCAACACTTCGGAGACAAAAGAAGTAAATGAGTCCCCCGCTCAAGCCCAAAATACTACTAGTCAATCAGCAACTGCAAATATGTCGTCTTCAGAAGCCCAGACCGCTTCGGGACAGAATGCCTCACAagccagccaatcagcagcTACTAATGCGTCGtctgcagctgcagcagcagctcaaGCCACTTCGGGAAAGAATGCCTCACAAGCCAGCCAATCAGCTGCTACCAACGAGTCGTCTGCagccgcagcagcagcagctcaaACCACTTCGGGACAGAATGCCTCACAagccagccaatcagcagcTACCAACGCGTCGtctgcagctgcagcagcagcagctcaaACCACTTCGGGACAGAATGCCTCACAAGCCAGCCAATCAGCTGCTACCAACGCGTCgtctgcagcagcagcaacagcagctcAAACTACTTCGGGACAGAATGCCTCACAagccagccaatcagcagcTACCAACGCATCGTCTGCAGCCGCAGCAACAGCAGCTCAAACTACTTCGGGACAGAATGCCTCACACGCCATCCAATCAGCAGCTACCAACGCGTCGTCTGCAGCAGCAGCTCAAACTACTTCGGGACAGAATGCCTCACAagccagccaatcagcagcTACAAATACTTCGTCTGCAGCTgcatcagcagcagcagcagcagctcaaGCCGCTTCGGGACAGAATGTCTCACAagccagccaatcagcagcTACCAATGCGTcgtctgcagcagcagcagcagctcaaACCACTTCGGGACAGAATGCCTCACAagccagccaatcagcagcTACTAATGCGTCGTCTGCagccgcagcagcagcagctcaaGCCACTTCGGGACAGAATGCCTCACAAGCCAGCCAATCAGCTGCTACCAACGCGTCGTCTGCagccgcagcagcagcagctcaaACCACTTCGGGACAGAATGCCTCACAAGTCAGCCAATCAGCAGCTACCAACGCGTCGtctgcagctgcagcagcagcagctcaaACCACTTCGGGACAGAATGCCTCACAAGCCAGCCAATCAGCTGCTACCAACGCGTcgtctgcagcagcagcagctcaaACCACTTCGGGACAGAATGCCTCACAagccagccaatcagcagcTACCAACGCATCgtctgcagcagcagcaacagcagctcAAACTACTTCAGGACAGAATGCCTCACACGCCATCCAATCAGCAGCTACCAACGCGTCGTCTGCAGCAGCAGCTCAAACTACTTCGGGACAGAATGCCTCACAagccagccaatcagcagcTACAAATACTTCGTCTGCAGCTgcatcagcagcagcagcagcagctcaaGCCGCTTCGGGACAGAATGCCTCACAagccagccaatcagcagcTACCAACGCGTCGTCtgccgcagcagcagcagctcaaACCACTTCGGGACAGAATGCCTCACAGGGCAGCCAATTAGCAGCTACAAATGCGTCGtctgcagctgcagcagcagcagcagctcaaGCCGCTTCGGGACAGAATGCCTCACAagccagccaatcagcagcTACCAACGCGTCGTCtgccgcagcagcagcagctcaaACCGCTTCGGGACAGAATGCCTCACAagccagccaatcagcagcTACCAACGCGTcctctgcagcagcagcagcagctaccAATGCGTCGTCTGCagccgcagcagcagcagctcaaGCCACTTCGGGAAAGAATGCCTCACAAGCCAGTCAATCAGCAGCTACCAATACGTCGTCTGCAGCCGCAGCAGCAGCCGCTCAAGCCACGTCGGGACAGAATGCCTCACAAGCCAGTCAATCAGCAGCTACCAATGCGTCGTCTGCAGCCGCAGCAGCAGCTACCAATGCGTCGTCTGCagccgcagcagcagcagtagcaGCTCAAGCCACCTCGGGAAAGAATGCCTCACAAGCCAGCCAATCAACAGCTACCAATGCGTCGTCTGCAGCCGCAGCAGCAGCTACCAATGCGTCGTCTGCagccgcagcagcagcagctcaaGCCACTTCGGGAAAGAATGCCTCACAagccagccaatcagcagcTACCAATGTGTcgtctgcagcagcagcagcagctaccAATGTGTcgtctgcagcagcagcagcagcagtagcaGCTCAAGCCTCCTCGGGAAAGAATGCCTCACAAGCCAGCCAATCAACAGCTACCAATGCGTCGTCTGCAGCCGCAGCAGCAGCTACCAATGCGTCGTCTGCagccgcagcagcagcagctcaaGCCACTTTGGGAAAGAATGCCTCACAagccagccaatcagcagcTACCAATGTGTcgtctgcagcagcagcagcagctaccAATGTGTcgtctgcagcagcagcagcagtagcaGCTCAAGCCACTTCGGGAAAGAATGCCTCACAagccagccaatcagcagcTACCAACGCGTCGTCTGCAGCCGCAGCAGCAGCTACCAATGCGTCGTCTGCagccgcagcagcagcagctcaaGCCACTTTGGGAAAGAATGCCTCACAagccagccaatcagcagcTACCAATGTGTcgtctgcagcagcagcagcagctaccAATGTGTcgtctgcagcagcagcagcagcagcagcagtagcaGCTCAAGCCACTTTGGGACAGAATGCCTCACAagccagccaatcagcagcTACCAATGCGTCGTCTGCAGCAGCAGCCGCAGCAGTTCAAGCCACCTTGGGAAAAAATGCCTCACAAGCCAGCCAATCAGCGGCGACAAATGCGTCATCCACAGGAGTCCAAAGCAGTCTGGGCCAAAACGCCTCACAAGCGGCGGCCAATGCGTCGTCTGCGTCCACTACCTGTGGTCTTGAAAACATCAAGAATGGATCCTGTTCTCTCGCTGACCTAGCCGACCGTTTTGCGATTGACCGAAACATAAGCATGACCGAAGCAGAATGTATACTAGAAACGGGGAACGTTACGCAATGCCTAGCCCACGCTCTTGCAGTGGATAGGAAGTCACCTATCACTGATTTGGGTGAGAAAGTGGTTGGATCTGTCATGACGTCCATCACGTCTCTACAGACAGCAGCCGGCCAGCTGGACACTGCCGTCAAGTACTCCAACGACAGCGACAAGTCCGAACTCCTTCGAGCTTTGTACATCATGCAGAACTCTCAACAACGAATGCTAACGACCCAGAAGAAAATAGATCCTAAAATGGAGGCGGCTGCTAAAAAGACCTTGACCCAAGACACCAATGCACTTGAGGCCTCTATGGTTGGAGTCAAGAACCTCAAGGGCAAACAGTTAAAGACGGCAATCAAGAATCTGGGTGAGAATCTTAAAAAGGTAGAAAAGGCCGCCAAAAACGACTCACTGCGGACCTCGTATGCCATTAATAGTGTATCCAGTTCCATTAAGATAGGGGAGACAGTTATGATGGCCGCAACTGAAAAAGAGGGAGAGCTTGCCCTTGAAGCGACAATTGATGCTTTACACAAAACACGGAACGGCTTGGAAAGGAAGAACGCATGGGAGTTTTTCACCGGATCCCTCACGACAATCAAGAAACTTTCAGACAAGATAGAAAGCTCTTACAAGGTGCTGCTGAAGGATTATATAACATCTATAAAACCAACTGTGCCCAAGAAACCATCCACGCTGGACAACGCCATCAATTTTGTCCTCGCGAAAGAGAAGATTACATTCAAAAGTCTCACCTAG